Genomic DNA from Anaerolineales bacterium:
CGATTGAGAGGCATATAGTCTAATCGGTAGGTATACCGCCGGGGTTCGCCTCGCTCGAACGTGTATATGCAGGGCAGATGCACTGAATTGAGATGCAGGCCTTCCGATGACATCTCCTCCAGCCAGGTTTCTTCTTTTTCATCTTGCCATGGCCAGAACCATTTGGTCCGTTTGATTGTTAATGCGTCCATCTTTCCTCCTTTTATTTGCCTTATTCCAACACGGATCCACTGCGGACCATGATTGATAGGCGCTTGACCTGTTGCTTCAAAATTTCGCGTCCCTTTTCGGTCAGTGCGTAGATCTTTCGACGTTCCTCTTCGCCAATCTTAATAATTAGGGCTTCCTTCTCCAAGGCCTGCAGCGCTCCATAAAGGGTACCAGGGCCGATTTCTACGCTACCCTCACTGAGACGGTCTACTTTTTGCATAATGCCGTAACCATGCAGGGGTTCAGTAAGCGCTAGCAGGATGTAATAGGTGCTTTCTGTCAGGGGAATATATTTTTTATAGTTGTAGGGTTTGTCCATATCTTGCTCCGGTCAGAATTGTTTATACCGTTAGACGCTATAGCGGTTTGTGATATAGCGAGATACGATATAACGTATGCCGATATAATATCATACGGTACTTTGTCTGTCAAGATGTTTTTAATATGAATTTTTGATCTGGTTGGGAATACCCTGGCTCACGAAGATGCCTGATGGGCCTGATTCAAAAACATACCTGAGTCAGATCTGGGATGGACATATGATTTCTGCGGCTGGTGGTTCACAGGCACTTGCATGTGAGTTTTTTCTAAATGATTATTCCCAAATTATTAACCTTTCGGTTCAGTATCAATGGGATAATCCTACAGAACAAA
This window encodes:
- a CDS encoding PadR family transcriptional regulator, giving the protein MDKPYNYKKYIPLTESTYYILLALTEPLHGYGIMQKVDRLSEGSVEIGPGTLYGALQALEKEALIIKIGEEERRKIYALTEKGREILKQQVKRLSIMVRSGSVLE